The Chryseobacterium phocaeense genome includes the window TAATATTCGTTGATCCATTTCTTGGTCTGCTCAGGCTTGATATCTCCCGCAACCACTAATGTAGCATTGTTCGGAACATAGAATTTTTTATAGAAAGCCTGGAACTCATCCAGTTTTGCAGAGTTCAGATCTTCCATAGACCCAATGGTAGGCCAGTTATACGGGTGATTCGTAAATAAATTTTTCTGAATCGTCGGGAAAAGATTTCCATAAGGCTGGTTGTCCATTCTTAATCTTTTCTCTTCTTTTACAACCTCTCTCTGCGTGTCTACTCCCACCTGGTTGATCACGGCATGACGCATTCTTTCAGCTTCCATCCAAAGTCCAAGCTGCTCGTTGTTGGATGGGAAAGTTTCGTAGTAATACGTTCTGTCATTCGTTGTGTTGGCATTGTTTTGTCCTCCGTTTGAAGAAACTATTTTGAACCATTCGCCTCTTTTGATGTTCGGAGTTCCTTCAAAAAGAAGGTGCTCAAAGAAGTGGGCGAAACCTGTTCTTCCTTTTACTTCATCCTTCGCACCTACGTGGTACATTACCCCTGTAGTGACTACCGGTGCAGAATTGTCCTGATGAAGAATTACGTGAAGGCCGTTTGGCAGGTCATACTCTTCGAATTTAATTTGCTGTGCATTCAGTACCATTCCGAAGAAAGATGCGGCTGCAACAGAAAGAAGTCGCTTTTTCATAAAGTAGAAATTGTTTTGCACCAATTAGTAGGAAAAGTAGAGTAATTGTTACATTTCTACAGATATTTTTTTTAATTTTTTTGTTATTCTTAGAAGATGATTAATTATTCATGAAAATTTGCCATTCTGGTTTTTCTTTTTCTTTTCAGATCATTCAATCAGGATTTCCCTTACGCAATAGAACTTTCTGTCTTTTACCATCTCAAAATTAAACTCATAATTTGAATTGTCCTTTGAATACATTAATTTTGTGTTCCCAAATTTTTTGCAGCATGGATTATCTGAAAGGACTCAATGAATCACAATATGAAGCCGTTACCTCACTACAGGGACCTCTGATGGTTCTGGCAGGTGCCGGTTCCGGAAAAACACGTGTGCTTACCATGCGTATTGCCCACCTGATCCACAACGGAGTGGATCCTTTCAATATCCTGGCATTAACCTTTACAAACAAAGCGGCGCGTGAAATGAAGGAACGTATCGCGAAAGTAGTGGGAGACAGCAATGCAAGAAGCTTATGGATGGGAACTTTTCACTCGGTTTTTGCAAGAATCCTGAGAATTGAAGGCCATTATCTTGGATATCCTTCCAATTTTACGATCTACGACCAGCAGGATGCCCTGAATGTCATCAGAAAAGTAATTAAGGATATGAATATTGATGCCGATCTTTATAAACCTAAAAAAGTTCAGGCCAGAATTTCTACCTACAAAAACAACCTGATCACGGTAAAAGCGTATTTTAACAATCCGGAGCTGATGGAGGCCGATGAAAAAGCGAATATGAAATTCATCGGGAAGATCTACCAGAAATATGTGGAGGAATGCTTCAAAAACGGCGCGATGGATTTTGATGATCTCCTGCTGAAAACCAACGAACTGCTGACCCGTTTTCCGGAAGTATTGGCCAAATACCAGGACAGGTTCAGATACATCATGGTGGATGAGTACCAGGATACGAACCATTCCCAGTACCTTATTGTAAAGGCACTCGCTTCAAAATTCGAGAATATATGCGTAGTAGGGGATGATGCCCAGTCCATTTATTCCTTCCGTGGTGCCAATATTTATAACATCCTGAACTTTAAAAAAGATTATCCTGATGCCCTAACTGTTTCCCTGGAACAGAATTACCGTTCCACACAGAATATCGTAAACGCTGCGAACGTTGTTATTGCAAAAAACCTGCAGCAGTTTAAAAAGAACGTATTCAGTGATAATGAAGAGGGAGATAAGATCAAAATATACCGTTCCCTTTCCGATGCGGATGAAGCGAATTTCGTAGCCGGAAATATCTGGGAACTCAGAAATACAGATCAGAGAAAATACAGCGATTTCGCAATTTTATACAGGACAAACTCGCAGACCAGGGCATTTGAAGATGCGCTGAGACGTAAAAATATCCCATACAAGGTCTACGGGGGACTTTCTTTCTATCAGAGAAAGGAGGTAAAAGACCTCATTGCTTATCTGCGTCTTTTGGTCAATGAAAATGATTCTGAAGCGCTGATGAGAATTATCAATTATCCGGCAAGAGGAATTGGCGATACCACACAGAACAAACTGATTGTTTTTGCAGATGCACAAAACATTTCTGTTTCAAAAGTACTGGATAACCTGCCGATGTATGCTCCTCAGTTAGGGCTGAACAATGGTGTTCTCAACAAACTGAATGACTTCTGGTCCATGATCAAAGCTTTTCAGGTGCTGCTGAAAACAGATACAGCGTACAGTGTGGCGATGGAAGTGGCCAAACGCAGCGGACTGATCAAATTCTTAAAGGACGACCAGACGCCGGAAGGGATTTCCCGTGTGGAAAACGTACAGGAATTAATGAACTCCATGCAGGGGTTCATCGAAGAGCAGATGCAGCTGGAAGACGGAGACCCGAGCCTTCCGAATTTCCTGGAGAATATTGCCCTTTCTGCAGATACCCAGGATAAGAATACGGATGAAGATATGGTTTCTCTGATGACCATTCACCTTTCTAAAGGGTTGGAATTTCCTGTAGTTCATCTTGTGGGGCTTGAAGAAAACCTGTTTCCGAGTTTTATGAGCTCTGCCACCAGAGAAGACCTGGAAGAAGAGAGACGTTTATTTTATGTGGCCCTTACAAGAGCGGAAAAGAAAGTGTTTTTCTCTTATGCGGTTTCCCGTTTCCAATGGGGGAAAATTACCGATGCTGAACCTTCAAGGTTCCTGAGCGAAATAGATGAGGAGTACATTGAATTCTTAAATCCTGCCCTGGAAAAAAGATTCATCAATAATGCGGGAATCAAATCCAATATTTTTGATGATCATCCTTCCGAGCAGCGCTCATTTAAAAAAGTGGAAAAGAAAACCATAGAAAGAGGAGAGAGCTCCAAACCGGCACCGGAGGCCAGAAAACTGAAACCGGTGAGTACTGCAAAAATTATCAATCCAAGCGGTGCTTCTTCTCAGGATATCGAAGTGGGAGATAAAGTAAGACATGACCGTTTCGGAATCGGGGAAGTTTCTTTCCTGGATGGAACGGATCCACAGAACATCAAAGCAAAAGTGATCTTCGTTCATGAAGGGGAGAAAAACCTGATCTTAAAATACGCCAAGCTTACAAAAATATAGCGGTTATTTTTTCAGCAGCAAACTGACAGTGAAAATTCAAAACGGATTCCGATGGATTCCGTTTTTTTATTGGATTTTTTTAATCGCAAAGAAAAACAAAGAATTTATTTTCTTAATGGTATTTAAAGTTAAACAAAGGCGTAAACTTATTAAAAGTAAAACAATC containing:
- a CDS encoding M16 family metallopeptidase; this translates as MKKRLLSVAAASFFGMVLNAQQIKFEEYDLPNGLHVILHQDNSAPVVTTGVMYHVGAKDEVKGRTGFAHFFEHLLFEGTPNIKRGEWFKIVSSNGGQNNANTTNDRTYYYETFPSNNEQLGLWMEAERMRHAVINQVGVDTQREVVKEEKRLRMDNQPYGNLFPTIQKNLFTNHPYNWPTIGSMEDLNSAKLDEFQAFYKKFYVPNNATLVVAGDIKPEQTKKWINEYYGAIPKGTLYPKDFPKDAPITQEKEVTATDPNIQLPAYIFAYRTPANKEKDAYVLDMLSSYLSNGKSSVLYKKLVDQDKKALAVQAFNQGLEDYSIFAFFAIPMGQTTKQTLQSDIDAEIKKLQTGLISEEDYQKLQNQYENQFVNANSSIQGIAASLATNHVLMGDTNLINKEIDIYRSITRQDLQNAAKKYLNSNQRVIINYVPEKK
- a CDS encoding ATP-dependent helicase; the encoded protein is MDYLKGLNESQYEAVTSLQGPLMVLAGAGSGKTRVLTMRIAHLIHNGVDPFNILALTFTNKAAREMKERIAKVVGDSNARSLWMGTFHSVFARILRIEGHYLGYPSNFTIYDQQDALNVIRKVIKDMNIDADLYKPKKVQARISTYKNNLITVKAYFNNPELMEADEKANMKFIGKIYQKYVEECFKNGAMDFDDLLLKTNELLTRFPEVLAKYQDRFRYIMVDEYQDTNHSQYLIVKALASKFENICVVGDDAQSIYSFRGANIYNILNFKKDYPDALTVSLEQNYRSTQNIVNAANVVIAKNLQQFKKNVFSDNEEGDKIKIYRSLSDADEANFVAGNIWELRNTDQRKYSDFAILYRTNSQTRAFEDALRRKNIPYKVYGGLSFYQRKEVKDLIAYLRLLVNENDSEALMRIINYPARGIGDTTQNKLIVFADAQNISVSKVLDNLPMYAPQLGLNNGVLNKLNDFWSMIKAFQVLLKTDTAYSVAMEVAKRSGLIKFLKDDQTPEGISRVENVQELMNSMQGFIEEQMQLEDGDPSLPNFLENIALSADTQDKNTDEDMVSLMTIHLSKGLEFPVVHLVGLEENLFPSFMSSATREDLEEERRLFYVALTRAEKKVFFSYAVSRFQWGKITDAEPSRFLSEIDEEYIEFLNPALEKRFINNAGIKSNIFDDHPSEQRSFKKVEKKTIERGESSKPAPEARKLKPVSTAKIINPSGASSQDIEVGDKVRHDRFGIGEVSFLDGTDPQNIKAKVIFVHEGEKNLILKYAKLTKI